In Daucus carota subsp. sativus chromosome 4, DH1 v3.0, whole genome shotgun sequence, one DNA window encodes the following:
- the LOC108219568 gene encoding nucleobase-ascorbate transporter 11, whose product MEKGSSSEISEKVHTKKGLKKLSSMLPKVEPFLPRRDHNPRELISWAKRTGFRSTFSGETGTSLSEKGHSQSERNESEGFDLEKGLDKNGSSSPKFEIDPILGRTRDRGSEIEQVREGLRKNEREGNERLNGVVRGDNLRSRNEVESIFSDIDEVRVAGLSRNRNGGRGDDSRRDVASNVPLSEFKKDDEDVERDAGVDVHQSGEESGDEGWQKSFSLKCGMRDNPGFVPLICYGLQHYISLAGSLIFIPLIIVPTMGGTDKDTSYVISTMLFVSGVTTILQSYFGTRLPLVQGSSFVYLAPALVIMNSQEFRNLTEHKFRYTMRELQGAIIVGSTFQSILGFSGLMTLLLRFINPLVVAPTVAAVGLAFFSYGFPQAGSCVEISIPQILLVLLFTLYLRGVSVSGHRIFWIYAVPLSVVITWTYAFFLTAGGAYSYKGCVSNIPSSNILIDACRKHAQTMKHCRTDVSDAWHTAAWVRVPYPLQWGTPIFHLRTSIIMIIVSLIATVDSVGTYHSASVRISLRPPTPGIVSRGIGLEGFCSVLAGFWGTGTGSTTLTENVHTINITRVANRRAMELGAAFLILFSFIGKVGAVLASIPLSLAAATLCFIWALTVALGLSTLQYTQTSSFRSTTIVGVSLFLGFSIPAYIQQYRPESILILPSYFLPYSAASDGPFHTANKQLNFATNALLSMNMVVTFLVAFVLDNTVPGSQQKRGVYIWSNAEEATTDLSDYSLPNKVARCFHWAKCLGA is encoded by the exons ATGGAAAAAGGGTCGAGTTCAGAAATTTCAGAAAAGGTTCATACAAAAAAGGGTCTAAAAAAATTGAGCTCAATGTTACCAAAGGTGGAGCCTTTTTTACCAAGAAGAGATCATAACCCTAGAGAGTTGATTTCTTGGGCTAAGAGGACTGGTTTTCGATCAACTTTTTCTGGTGAAACTGGGACTAGTTTGAGCGAGAAGGGTCATAGTCAGAGTGAAAGAAATGAGAGTGAAGGGTTTGATTTAGAGAAGGGGTTGGATAAAAATGGGTCAAGTTCACCCAAGTTTGAGATTGATCCGATTCTGGGAAGAACTAGAGACAGAGGGTCTGAAATTGAGCAAGTTAGGGAAGGATTGAGGAAGAACGAGAGAGAAGGGAATGAAAGGTTGAATGGAGTTGTGAGAGGTGATAATCTGAGGAGTAGAAATGAAGTTGAGTCGATTTTTAGTGATATTGATGAGGTGAGGGTAGCTGGTTTGAGTAGAAATAGAAATGGAGGTAGAGGTGATGACAGCCGCAGAGATGTGGCAAGTAATGTGCCCCTGAGTGAGTTCAAGAAAGATGATGAAGATGTTGAGAGAGATGCAGGAGTTGACGTTCATCAGAGTGGAGAGGAATCTGGTGATGAAGGATGGCAGAAGTCATTTTCATTGAAGTGTGGGATGAGAGATAATCCGGGTTTTG TACCACTTATATGTTACGGTTTGCAGCACTATATATCGCTTGCTGGTTCTCTGATTTTCATACCGCTGATCATCGTACCTACCATGGGTGGAACTGAT AAGGATACATCATATGTCATTTCCACAATGCTATTTGTGTCAGGAGTGACCACAATACTGCAGTCTTACTTCGGAACTCGGCTTCCATTAGTTCAAGGGAGCTCATTTGTGTATTTAGCTCCAGCTTTGGTTATTATGAATTCCCAGGAGTTCCGAAATCTGACTGAACAT AAATTTAGGTATACTATGAGGGAACTGCAAGGGGCCATCATTGTTGGGTCGACTTTCCAGAGCATCTTAGGCTTTAGTGGTCTGATGACCCTTTTGTTAAG GTTTATAAACCCTCTCGTTGTTGCACCTACTGTTGCTGCAGTGGGCTTGGCCTTTTTTAGCTATGGGTTTCCCCAAGCTGGTAGCTGTGTGGAGATAAGCATTCCCCAGATTTTATTGGTGCTCCTTTTCACCTTG TACCTTCGAGGAGTATCTGTGTCTGGACATCGAATATTTTGGATATATGCG GTTCCTTTGAGTGTTGTTATTACATGGACATATGCATTCTTTCTGACAGCTGGAGGAGCATACAGTTACAAAGGTTGTGTTTCTAACATACCAAGCTCCAATATCTTAATTGACGCTTGCAGAAAGCATGCACAAACCATGAAGCACTGCAGGACGGACGTGTCCGATGCATGGCACACTGCCGCTTGGGTCAGGGTTCCATACCCTTTGCAGTGGGGTACTCCAATATTCCATTTGAGGACTTCAATCATCATGATAATTGTATCACTGATTGCAACAGTGGACTCG GTTGGAACGTACCACTCTGCATCCGTTCGAATTAGTTTAAGGCCTCCTACCCCTGGTATTGTCAGCAGAGGAATTGGCTTGGAAGGTTTCTGTAGTGTACTGGCTGGATTCTGGGGAACAGGGACCGGGTCAACAACTTTGACGGAGAACGTCCACACTATTAACATAACTAGAGTAGCAAATCGCAGGGCTATGGAACTTGGGGCAGCATTTTTGATCCTTTTCTCATTCATAG GGAAAGTGGGCGCAGTTCTTGCTTCCATACCACTATCATTGGCAGCAGCAACACTGTGCTTCATCTGGGCTCTGACTGTAGCATTAGGTCTATCGACATTGCAGTATACTCAAACATCAAGCTTTAGAAGCACCACAATAGTTGGTGTATCCTTGTTTCTTGGTTTCTCCATCCCAGCATATATTCAACAATATCGGCCGGAGTCCATCTTAATCCTGCCTAGTTATTTTCTACCTTATTCTGCAGCATCAGATGGTCCGTTTCACACCGCTAATAAACAA CTCAACTTTGCTACAAATGCACTTCTATCAATGAACATGGTGGTGACATTCTTGGTGGCATTTGTACTCGACAACACTGTCCCAGGTAGCCAGCAAAAACGAGGTGTATATATTTGGTCCAATGCTGAAGAAGCCACCACGGATCTTTCAGATTATTCCCTGCCTAATAAGGTTGCCCGGTGTTTTCATTGGGCAAAATGTTTGGGGGCATGA